In the genome of Bradyrhizobium sp. CIAT3101, one region contains:
- a CDS encoding type II 3-dehydroquinate dehydratase, which translates to MAANIMILNGPNLNFLGIREPHIYGRTTLQEIEASCRALADQLGVSIAFHQSNMEGELVSLIQSAHGNADAIIINPAGYSFTSIALIDALKIFEGVKIELHISNIHARDELHRHSITSSACTAVICGLGPYGYLAAMLAAVQKLGQLPATIPPALHGLAVAGRA; encoded by the coding sequence ATGGCCGCTAACATCATGATCCTCAACGGGCCCAATCTCAATTTCCTCGGCATCAGGGAGCCGCATATCTACGGCCGGACGACGCTGCAGGAAATCGAGGCGAGCTGCCGGGCGCTGGCCGACCAGCTCGGCGTCTCGATCGCGTTCCATCAGTCCAACATGGAAGGCGAGCTCGTCAGCCTGATCCAGTCCGCTCATGGCAACGCGGATGCGATCATCATCAACCCGGCCGGCTATTCCTTCACCTCGATCGCCCTGATCGATGCGCTCAAGATTTTTGAAGGCGTGAAGATCGAGCTGCATATCTCCAACATCCACGCGCGCGACGAGCTGCACCGCCACTCGATCACGTCGAGTGCCTGCACGGCCGTGATCTGCGGCCTGGGTCCGTACGGCTATCTCGCCGCGATGCTGGCGGCCGTCCAAAAGCTCGGACAATTGCCTGCCACGATCCCGCCGGCCCTTCATGGGCTAGCGGTCGCGGGTCGGGCATAG
- a CDS encoding TRAP transporter large permease subunit, with protein MTIAVFTFSLLGAMALGMPIAFALLICGVALMSTIDMFDSQIVAQNVINGADSFPLMAIPFFMLAGEIMNKGGLAKRIVNVALVAVGHFRGGLGYVTIMAACILSSLSGSAAADAAALAALLVPMMVAAGHKKTYAAGLVAAGGVIGPVIPPSIGFVIFGVAANVSISKLFLAGIVPGLLLGLGLCAAWYWVVRKENLTPPPRASLREILHAVIDGFWALMLPGIIIVGLRFGIFTPTEAGVVVAVYSLFVATCIYRELKWSEVYAVMVSSAVTTSVVMFLVAAALVSSWLITVSEISAQVVDLLKPFMGNNTILMLAIMVVVVIVGTALDMTPTILILTPILMPIIKAAHIDPVYFGVLFIINNSIGLITPPVGIVLNVVCGVSRISMEDIIKGVWPFMIAQLIVLFAMVLFPGLVTIPARWFGG; from the coding sequence ATGACGATCGCCGTCTTCACCTTCTCGCTGCTCGGCGCCATGGCGCTGGGCATGCCGATCGCCTTCGCGCTCCTCATCTGCGGCGTCGCGCTGATGAGCACGATCGACATGTTCGACTCCCAGATCGTGGCGCAGAACGTCATCAACGGCGCCGACAGCTTTCCGCTGATGGCGATTCCCTTCTTCATGCTCGCCGGCGAGATCATGAACAAGGGCGGGCTGGCCAAACGCATCGTCAATGTCGCCCTTGTTGCGGTCGGTCATTTCCGCGGCGGGCTTGGTTACGTCACGATCATGGCGGCCTGCATCCTGTCGTCGCTGTCGGGGTCGGCGGCCGCCGACGCCGCCGCGCTGGCGGCGCTGCTGGTGCCGATGATGGTGGCGGCGGGGCACAAGAAGACCTACGCGGCGGGCCTCGTCGCCGCCGGCGGCGTCATCGGCCCGGTCATCCCGCCCAGCATCGGCTTCGTGATCTTCGGCGTCGCCGCCAACGTCTCGATCTCCAAGCTGTTTCTGGCCGGCATCGTGCCGGGACTGCTGCTCGGATTGGGCCTCTGCGCCGCCTGGTACTGGGTCGTGCGCAAGGAGAACCTGACGCCGCCGCCGCGGGCCTCGCTGCGCGAGATCCTGCACGCCGTCATCGACGGTTTCTGGGCGTTGATGCTGCCCGGGATCATCATCGTGGGCCTGCGCTTCGGCATCTTCACGCCGACCGAGGCCGGCGTCGTCGTCGCCGTCTATTCGCTGTTCGTCGCGACCTGCATCTATCGCGAGCTGAAATGGTCGGAAGTTTACGCGGTGATGGTGTCGTCGGCCGTGACGACGAGCGTCGTCATGTTCCTGGTCGCCGCCGCGCTGGTGTCGTCCTGGCTGATCACGGTGTCCGAGATCTCCGCCCAGGTGGTCGATCTCTTAAAACCCTTCATGGGCAACAACACCATCCTGATGCTCGCGATCATGGTCGTGGTCGTGATCGTGGGCACGGCGCTCGACATGACGCCGACCATCCTGATCCTGACGCCGATCCTGATGCCGATCATCAAGGCGGCCCATATCGACCCGGTTTATTTCGGCGTGCTCTTCATCATCAACAATTCCATCGGCCTGATCACGCCACCGGTCGGAATCGTGCTCAACGTCGTCTGCGGCGTCTCCAGGATCAGCATGGAGGACATCATCAAGGGCGTCTGGCCCTTCATGATCGCGCAACTGATCGTCCTGTTCGCAATGGTATTGTTCCCGGGGCTGGTCACGATCCCGGCAAGATGGTTCGGCGGCTAG
- a CDS encoding TRAP transporter substrate-binding protein — MVFSTRFSRRTLLKASAATAVFGGVSAPYVARAQAAEFSYKFANNLPESHPFVARAREMAAAIKTETNGRFDLQVFPNSQLGSDTDMLSQVRSGGVEFFTLSGLILATLVPAASINGIGFAFPDYPTVWKAMDGDLGAYVRGEINKAGLEVMDKIWDNGFRQTTSSTKPINGPDDFKGFKIRVPVSPLWTSMFKAFDASPASINFAEVYSALQTKIVEGQENPLALISTAKLYEVQKYCSLTNHMWDGFWFLMNRRAWAALPDDIKTIVAKNVNAAAVKEREDTEKLNISVRQELAGKGLTFNQPEVGPFRDKLRAAGFYAEWKGKYGDKAWDLLEKSVGKLS, encoded by the coding sequence ATGGTCTTTTCGACGCGTTTTTCCCGCCGCACGCTTCTCAAGGCCTCCGCCGCGACCGCCGTCTTTGGCGGCGTGAGCGCGCCCTATGTGGCCCGTGCCCAGGCCGCCGAGTTCTCCTACAAGTTCGCCAACAACCTGCCTGAGTCGCATCCGTTCGTGGCGCGCGCCCGTGAGATGGCGGCGGCCATCAAGACCGAGACCAACGGCCGGTTCGACCTCCAGGTCTTTCCGAACAGCCAGCTCGGCTCCGACACCGACATGCTGAGCCAGGTGCGCTCCGGCGGCGTCGAGTTCTTCACGCTGTCCGGCCTGATCCTGGCGACCCTGGTGCCGGCGGCCTCGATCAACGGCATCGGCTTTGCGTTCCCGGATTACCCCACGGTCTGGAAGGCCATGGACGGCGATCTCGGCGCCTATGTCCGCGGCGAGATCAACAAGGCGGGCCTCGAGGTCATGGACAAGATCTGGGACAACGGCTTCCGCCAGACCACGTCCTCGACCAAGCCGATCAACGGCCCGGACGATTTCAAGGGCTTCAAGATCCGCGTGCCGGTGTCGCCGCTGTGGACCTCGATGTTCAAGGCGTTCGATGCCTCGCCCGCCTCGATCAATTTCGCCGAAGTCTATTCGGCCCTGCAGACCAAGATCGTCGAAGGCCAGGAGAACCCGCTGGCCCTGATCTCGACGGCGAAGCTCTACGAGGTCCAGAAATACTGCTCGCTGACCAACCACATGTGGGACGGCTTCTGGTTCCTGATGAACCGCCGCGCCTGGGCGGCGCTGCCGGACGACATCAAGACCATCGTCGCCAAGAACGTCAACGCGGCCGCCGTCAAGGAGCGCGAAGACACCGAGAAGCTCAATATCAGCGTCAGGCAGGAGCTCGCGGGCAAGGGCCTCACGTTCAACCAGCCCGAGGTCGGGCCGTTCCGTGACAAGCTGCGCGCCGCCGGATTCTACGCCGAGTGGAAGGGCAAGTACGGCGACAAGGCCTGGGATCTGCTCGAAAAGTCCGTCGGCAAGCTGTCGTAA
- a CDS encoding sugar phosphate isomerase/epimerase has product MASFSLAALTVLELAPPEMIALAARCGYEKVGLRLLPATPGGIAYRLMDDAPLLRETLARLQATGVSVADLEVVAFRPETDVASFTPFFETGARLGARHILVAAYDPDLTRFSDRYHRFCEAAAAFGLTSDLEFMPWTSVPDLKTAMRIVADVDHPSAGILVDALHFDRSQSSLADLRTIPAHRLHYWQLCDGPTERPTTTEQLIHAAREERMFPGEGGIDLVELTRAIPDDLTISIEVPTVQLAKTVDAETRARRALAAGKAVVERARAKS; this is encoded by the coding sequence ATGGCAAGTTTCTCGCTCGCCGCCCTGACCGTGCTCGAGCTTGCGCCGCCCGAGATGATCGCGCTGGCGGCGCGCTGCGGCTACGAGAAAGTCGGGCTAAGGCTGCTGCCGGCAACGCCGGGCGGAATTGCCTACCGCCTGATGGACGATGCACCGCTCTTGCGGGAGACGCTGGCGCGATTGCAGGCGACGGGCGTGAGCGTTGCCGATCTCGAGGTCGTCGCGTTCAGGCCGGAAACCGATGTCGCGTCCTTCACGCCCTTCTTCGAAACGGGCGCGCGTCTTGGCGCGCGGCACATCCTCGTCGCCGCCTACGATCCGGATCTGACGCGGTTTTCGGACCGCTACCATCGGTTTTGCGAGGCGGCTGCCGCGTTCGGACTGACGTCCGACCTGGAATTCATGCCCTGGACCAGCGTTCCGGACCTCAAGACCGCGATGCGGATCGTCGCCGATGTCGACCATCCCTCTGCCGGCATTCTGGTCGATGCGCTGCATTTCGATCGATCGCAGAGCTCGCTTGCCGATCTCCGCACCATCCCGGCACATCGGCTGCACTATTGGCAGCTCTGCGACGGTCCGACTGAGCGTCCGACGACGACGGAGCAGCTCATCCATGCCGCGCGCGAGGAGCGGATGTTTCCGGGCGAGGGCGGCATCGACCTTGTTGAACTGACGAGGGCGATACCGGACGACCTCACCATCAGCATCGAGGTTCCGACCGTCCAGCTCGCGAAGACCGTCGATGCCGAAACCCGGGCGCGCCGGGCACTCGCGGCGGGCAAGGCCGTGGTCGAGAGGGCGCGCGCGAAGTCCTGA
- a CDS encoding ABC transporter substrate-binding protein, translated as MTSCGISIGVVGVALALLTAPAIAQDGPVKLGVLTDMSSLYADNGGQGSVVAAQMAVDDFNGQVLGRPIQIVAGDHQNKADVGATIARRWLENENVEVILDVPNSAVALAVQGITRDKKKLFLATGAATSRLTGDECSPTGIHWTYDTYALSQGTTKAMSRLGANSWYFISVDYSLGAQLEADSRKVIDAMGGKVAGAAKHPINTPDFSSFLLQAQSSKADVIALADSGGDFINAVKQAGEFGITERQKLVGLLVFIADIHSLGLQSAQGLMLSSAFYWDLNDDTRAWSRRFIAKTQKVPTMIHAGTYGAVMHYLKAVQAAGTLDGPTVAATMRAMPVNDFMTRNGRIRDDGRLVRDMYLFRVKTPEQSKYKFDYYELLATIPGDEAFRPMEQGGCPFPKKS; from the coding sequence ATGACATCCTGCGGGATATCGATCGGAGTTGTCGGAGTAGCGCTGGCGCTGTTGACGGCGCCGGCCATTGCGCAGGACGGTCCCGTGAAGCTCGGCGTCCTGACCGACATGTCCTCGCTCTACGCCGACAATGGCGGTCAGGGCTCGGTGGTTGCGGCGCAGATGGCCGTCGACGATTTCAACGGTCAGGTGCTCGGGCGCCCCATCCAGATCGTCGCGGGAGATCACCAGAACAAGGCCGATGTGGGAGCGACCATCGCCCGGCGCTGGCTCGAGAATGAAAATGTCGAGGTCATTCTCGACGTGCCGAACTCTGCCGTCGCACTGGCCGTGCAGGGCATCACCCGCGACAAGAAGAAGCTGTTCCTCGCCACCGGCGCCGCCACGTCCCGCCTCACCGGCGACGAATGCTCGCCGACCGGGATCCACTGGACCTACGACACCTACGCATTGTCGCAGGGAACGACGAAGGCGATGTCGCGTCTCGGCGCAAACTCCTGGTACTTCATTTCGGTCGACTACTCCCTCGGAGCCCAGCTCGAAGCCGACAGCCGCAAGGTCATCGACGCCATGGGCGGCAAGGTGGCTGGAGCAGCCAAACATCCGATCAACACGCCCGACTTCTCGTCCTTCCTGCTGCAGGCGCAGTCGTCAAAGGCGGACGTGATCGCGCTCGCCGATTCCGGCGGCGACTTCATCAACGCCGTCAAGCAGGCCGGCGAATTCGGCATTACGGAGCGGCAGAAGCTTGTCGGGTTGCTCGTCTTCATCGCCGACATTCACAGTCTCGGACTCCAGAGCGCCCAGGGCCTGATGCTGAGCTCGGCGTTCTACTGGGACCTCAACGACGACACGCGCGCGTGGTCCAGGCGTTTCATCGCGAAGACCCAGAAGGTCCCGACCATGATCCATGCCGGCACGTATGGCGCGGTCATGCACTACCTGAAAGCCGTCCAGGCGGCGGGCACGCTGGATGGGCCAACCGTCGCCGCCACGATGCGCGCAATGCCCGTGAACGATTTCATGACCCGCAACGGCCGGATCCGCGACGACGGCCGGCTGGTTCGCGACATGTATCTGTTTCGCGTCAAGACGCCCGAGCAGTCCAAATACAAGTTCGACTATTACGAGCTGCTGGCGACGATCCCGGGAGACGAAGCTTTCCGGCCGATGGAGCAGGGCGGATGTCCATTCCCCAAGAAGTCATGA
- a CDS encoding carboxylesterase family protein, translated as MKLSRMLSVVAVAGLTVSPAMAQTPDAAIAVEGGQIRGVASDVAGVSIYKAVPFAAPPVGGNRWKSPQPVVPWSGVKDSGAWPNRCTQLASANPPGTFYFNEYYWDPAKDPKDSEDCLYLNIWVPAKPAGAALPVMVYYHGGGNRHGNNSEVEFNAAKLAAKGIIVVSAAYRLNIMGFLALPGMKEEGAGNFAILDAVEALKWVHKNIGAFGGDPGKVTIAGQSAGSRNVRSVMSTPLSKGLFQRAIMHSSPTVMAQPGKPNYVTLADKTAAAGPVFEKAFPGKTLDDLRKLPAEDFYKDPAKVDAMYAVTSNMYAVIDGHVLTTDSVDLTKEGALNGVDVIVGTVADERTALDGAPDKVMEIPAFHAYWKKLLGEQLYAKYAFEKLYPASTERDAYRQHLKAQADLLLEQNRIAGSLLTARNPSSKVYVFYFNHPTPGRDREYYGAWHSSDLWYTFNSLRNEPGQRPWAPYDFELAEQASSMWANFVKTGDPNGEGLPAWPKASRSNNGTYMSFNETSTGATSASPYAGTTAERRNALFHDYQMTFYGVSE; from the coding sequence ATGAAGCTCAGCAGGATGCTTTCCGTCGTGGCTGTGGCGGGACTGACCGTTTCGCCCGCCATGGCGCAGACACCCGATGCCGCCATCGCCGTGGAGGGCGGGCAAATCCGCGGTGTCGCATCCGATGTCGCCGGAGTTTCCATCTACAAAGCGGTGCCGTTCGCAGCACCTCCGGTGGGCGGCAACCGCTGGAAGTCACCTCAGCCCGTGGTGCCCTGGTCGGGCGTCAAGGACAGCGGCGCGTGGCCAAACCGGTGCACCCAACTCGCCAGCGCCAATCCGCCGGGCACGTTCTACTTCAATGAATATTATTGGGACCCGGCGAAGGATCCCAAAGACAGCGAAGACTGCCTCTATCTGAACATCTGGGTGCCGGCAAAACCTGCCGGCGCGGCGCTTCCGGTGATGGTGTACTACCACGGCGGCGGCAACCGCCACGGCAACAATTCCGAGGTCGAGTTCAACGCGGCCAAGCTCGCCGCCAAGGGTATCATCGTCGTCTCGGCCGCCTATCGCCTGAACATCATGGGCTTCCTCGCTTTGCCCGGAATGAAGGAGGAGGGCGCCGGAAACTTTGCGATCCTCGACGCCGTGGAGGCGCTGAAATGGGTGCACAAGAACATCGGCGCGTTCGGCGGTGACCCCGGCAAGGTGACCATTGCCGGGCAATCGGCGGGATCGCGCAATGTCAGAAGCGTCATGTCCACGCCGCTCTCCAAGGGCCTGTTCCAGCGCGCGATCATGCACTCGAGCCCCACCGTGATGGCGCAGCCGGGAAAGCCGAACTACGTCACGCTCGCGGACAAGACGGCTGCGGCCGGGCCGGTGTTCGAGAAGGCCTTTCCCGGCAAGACGCTTGACGATCTCAGGAAACTGCCGGCCGAGGACTTCTACAAAGATCCGGCCAAGGTCGACGCCATGTACGCCGTCACCAGCAACATGTACGCGGTCATCGACGGTCACGTCCTGACGACGGACTCGGTAGACCTCACGAAGGAGGGTGCCCTCAATGGCGTCGACGTCATCGTCGGCACCGTCGCCGACGAGCGGACCGCGCTCGACGGTGCGCCTGACAAGGTCATGGAGATCCCGGCCTTCCATGCCTACTGGAAAAAGCTGCTCGGCGAACAGCTCTACGCCAAATATGCGTTCGAGAAGCTGTACCCGGCGTCCACCGAACGCGACGCCTACCGCCAGCACCTCAAGGCCCAGGCCGACCTGCTGCTCGAGCAGAACCGGATCGCGGGCTCACTTCTCACGGCCCGAAACCCGTCCAGCAAGGTCTACGTCTTCTACTTCAACCACCCGACGCCCGGACGCGATCGCGAATACTACGGCGCGTGGCATTCGTCCGACCTCTGGTACACCTTCAACTCGCTTCGCAACGAGCCCGGCCAACGCCCGTGGGCGCCCTATGATTTCGAGCTGGCCGAGCAGGCCTCCTCGATGTGGGCCAATTTCGTCAAGACGGGCGATCCCAACGGAGAGGGCTTGCCGGCCTGGCCCAAGGCCAGCCGTTCCAACAACGGCACCTACATGTCATTCAACGAGACATCGACCGGCGCGACCAGCGCCTCGCCGTATGCAGGCACGACCGCCGAACGTCGCAACGCGCTGTTCCACGATTACCAGATGACGTTCTACGGCGTCAGCGAGTGA
- a CDS encoding LysR family transcriptional regulator — protein MLLVAVSFKTLDLNLLKVFDAVMEERSVLRASQRVALSQSAVSHSLARLREMLEDDLFVRTATGMQPTARALTMAPQVREALRSLEVAVELPSFVPAASTRQFTLAANDFTTMVLASPLLKILRHEAPAIDLMIKPVTRIDLAEQIDLGRIDVAIGVFSDPPSRFRTSLLFEYDDVLIVGGKRKLGRIDNAALARMPLVVVSFGGEQEGAIGGFISERGLARRSEMYDRAALERALSESDRPPRIAVSLPHFLALPALLADSELAAIVPRPLARAFARAHAITTYELPYATTPVEVRLLWHERIAGEPSHDWLHDILRRATEDLRSERPPLEQRSPRRKGRVTR, from the coding sequence GTGCTGCTCGTGGCTGTTTCCTTCAAGACCCTGGACCTGAACCTGCTCAAGGTCTTCGATGCCGTCATGGAGGAGCGCAGCGTGCTGCGGGCGAGTCAGCGGGTGGCTCTCAGTCAATCCGCCGTGAGCCATTCGCTCGCCCGGCTCCGCGAGATGTTGGAAGACGATTTGTTCGTGCGCACCGCGACCGGCATGCAGCCGACCGCGCGCGCATTGACGATGGCGCCGCAGGTTCGCGAGGCCCTGCGATCGCTCGAGGTGGCGGTCGAACTGCCGAGCTTCGTTCCGGCCGCCTCCACCAGGCAGTTCACCCTGGCCGCCAACGACTTTACCACGATGGTGCTGGCCTCACCGCTCCTGAAGATACTCAGGCACGAGGCGCCGGCGATCGACCTGATGATCAAGCCGGTGACGCGGATCGACCTCGCCGAACAGATCGACCTTGGTCGCATCGACGTTGCGATCGGCGTCTTCTCGGACCCGCCGAGCCGATTCCGGACGTCGCTGTTATTCGAATATGATGACGTGCTGATCGTGGGCGGAAAGCGCAAGCTCGGCCGGATCGACAACGCGGCTCTGGCGCGCATGCCGCTCGTCGTTGTCTCCTTCGGCGGCGAGCAGGAAGGAGCGATCGGAGGCTTCATCTCCGAGCGCGGCCTCGCCAGGCGATCGGAAATGTACGACCGCGCGGCGCTCGAACGGGCTTTGTCCGAAAGCGATCGGCCGCCGCGAATAGCAGTTTCGTTGCCGCATTTCCTGGCCCTGCCTGCCCTGCTCGCGGACTCGGAATTGGCGGCCATCGTTCCGCGGCCATTGGCGCGGGCGTTCGCACGCGCGCATGCGATCACAACGTACGAGCTGCCCTACGCCACGACCCCGGTCGAGGTCCGGCTGCTATGGCACGAACGCATCGCGGGCGAGCCATCGCACGACTGGCTTCACGACATCCTCAGGCGCGCGACCGAGGACCTCAGGAGCGAGCGGCCGCCTCTCGAGCAACGGAGTCCCCGGCGTAAGGGGCGGGTCACTCGCTGA
- a CDS encoding DUF4863 family protein codes for MGSREDLIQSSIPFLREVKDMTPGAEMERWLNERYGEDSQLYQDLARLIKRGVEEGWAANQEVDGPNYRRSRILEPMPDTFQFSITAVYMNSADPRRFKDEDDHDHDVLRGQYHGHPYGELNLVVPLDKGAELRGLQGWQGPGWTAPDPGSRHYPEVRGGAVIALFYLPAGRISYDFTAPS; via the coding sequence ATGGGAAGCCGAGAGGACCTGATTCAGAGCAGCATTCCGTTCCTGCGCGAGGTCAAGGACATGACGCCCGGCGCGGAGATGGAGCGGTGGCTCAACGAGAGATACGGCGAGGACAGCCAGCTCTACCAGGACCTGGCCCGCCTGATAAAGCGCGGCGTCGAGGAAGGCTGGGCAGCGAACCAGGAGGTCGATGGTCCGAACTACCGGCGCAGCCGCATCCTGGAGCCCATGCCCGACACGTTCCAGTTCAGCATCACGGCCGTCTACATGAACAGCGCCGATCCACGCCGCTTCAAGGACGAGGACGACCATGACCATGACGTGCTGCGCGGGCAGTATCACGGCCATCCCTATGGGGAACTGAACCTGGTCGTGCCCCTGGACAAGGGCGCCGAGCTGAGGGGGCTGCAGGGCTGGCAAGGGCCCGGCTGGACGGCGCCCGATCCCGGCAGCCGGCACTATCCCGAGGTCCGCGGCGGCGCCGTCATCGCGCTGTTCTATCTGCCCGCCGGACGCATCTCCTACGACTTCACCGCGCCGTCCTGA
- a CDS encoding FAD-dependent oxidoreductase, with amino-acid sequence MPQGDRSFDVETDLLVVGAGAAGMTAALVSALEGLDVILCEKSDMVGGTTATSAGTVWIPGNRQGQRAGTPDTVEAARTYLAAMLGAHATDERLDMFLKAGPIVLDYLEQKTSVQFVAPPVHPDYKNLPGAAIGGRALGALPFDGRRLGRDFARVRPPRREFMVLGGLMVGKADIPPLLAPFRNWTHFKHVVSLLTRHALDRLSYKRGTRLIMGNALVARLFDSVRRTGVDLRFGTALREIICEGDDIVGAVLSSPTGEMAIRARKGVVLATGGIGWSRELRERLFPEAAQRFSLVSSSNTGDGILAAERANAVIERDLESPALWMPSSVMAQADGHVSVFPHIMLDRAKPGLLAVNKSGRRFVNEADSYHDFVAAMLRSNASAASTTPAFMICDRAFIRDFGLGLVHPGTRNLSGFLGAGYLMEGDTVAALARKIGVDPDQLAQTVERYNGFAETGIDEDFGRGASELNRFNGDPKAKPNPCLRRIGPGPYYAVAVWPSDLASSAGLRTDSCGRVLSRDGKRLSGLYAVGTDASSIFRGTYPGPGTMIGPALVFGWCAAMDAAGTLRRFIDPPPR; translated from the coding sequence ATGCCGCAAGGCGATCGCTCCTTCGACGTGGAGACCGATCTGCTGGTCGTCGGCGCCGGTGCGGCCGGCATGACCGCCGCGTTGGTCAGCGCCCTCGAGGGACTCGATGTCATCCTTTGCGAAAAGTCGGACATGGTGGGCGGCACGACCGCAACCTCCGCCGGGACCGTCTGGATTCCGGGCAACCGGCAGGGACAGCGCGCGGGCACGCCAGATACGGTCGAGGCCGCGCGCACCTATCTCGCCGCGATGCTCGGCGCGCACGCGACGGACGAACGACTGGACATGTTCCTGAAGGCAGGCCCGATCGTGCTCGATTATCTCGAGCAGAAGACGAGCGTGCAATTCGTGGCGCCCCCGGTCCACCCCGACTACAAGAACCTGCCGGGCGCGGCGATCGGCGGGCGGGCCCTTGGGGCACTTCCGTTCGACGGCCGCCGGCTGGGCCGAGACTTTGCCCGGGTCAGGCCGCCGCGCCGGGAGTTCATGGTTCTCGGCGGCCTGATGGTCGGAAAGGCAGACATTCCGCCCTTGCTGGCGCCCTTCCGCAACTGGACACACTTCAAGCACGTCGTCAGCCTCCTCACGCGCCATGCCCTGGATCGGCTGAGCTACAAGCGCGGGACGCGCCTGATCATGGGCAATGCGCTTGTCGCGAGACTGTTCGACAGTGTCCGTCGCACCGGCGTCGACTTGCGGTTTGGGACAGCACTTCGCGAGATCATCTGTGAAGGCGACGACATCGTCGGTGCCGTGCTGTCGTCTCCGACCGGAGAGATGGCCATACGTGCGCGCAAGGGCGTGGTGCTGGCGACAGGCGGCATCGGCTGGAGCCGCGAGCTTCGGGAGCGGCTGTTTCCGGAGGCGGCGCAGCGCTTTTCGCTTGTGTCCTCATCAAACACCGGAGACGGCATTTTGGCGGCCGAGCGTGCCAACGCCGTGATCGAGCGCGACCTCGAAAGCCCGGCCTTGTGGATGCCGAGCTCGGTGATGGCGCAGGCCGACGGCCATGTCTCGGTCTTCCCGCACATCATGCTCGATCGGGCCAAGCCGGGACTGCTGGCCGTGAACAAATCGGGGCGCCGCTTCGTGAATGAAGCGGACTCCTACCACGACTTCGTCGCAGCGATGCTGCGCTCGAACGCGTCGGCAGCGTCAACGACACCAGCTTTCATGATCTGCGACCGTGCCTTCATCAGGGATTTTGGCCTCGGGTTGGTTCACCCCGGGACCAGGAATTTGAGCGGCTTCCTGGGGGCCGGATATCTGATGGAAGGCGACACCGTCGCGGCCCTGGCCCGCAAGATCGGCGTGGACCCCGACCAGCTCGCGCAGACAGTCGAGCGGTACAACGGCTTTGCAGAAACCGGGATCGACGAAGACTTCGGCCGGGGCGCCAGCGAACTGAATCGGTTCAATGGCGATCCCAAGGCCAAGCCAAACCCATGCCTGCGACGGATCGGGCCAGGGCCATATTATGCGGTGGCCGTCTGGCCGTCGGACCTCGCCAGCAGCGCCGGCTTGCGCACGGATTCATGCGGCCGGGTGTTGTCTCGCGACGGGAAGAGATTATCCGGGCTGTACGCGGTCGGCACCGATGCATCCTCGATCTTTCGCGGAACGTACCCGGGTCCTGGCACGATGATCGGCCCGGCGCTCGTATTCGGCTGGTGCGCCGCGATGGATGCTGCGGGAACGTTGCGCAGATTTATCGATCCGCCACCGCGCTAA
- a CDS encoding nitroreductase, producing the protein MSIPQEVMIGQGVVGKGLAAQSRIDEIIASRFACRDFSGAPVGRGIIEEILRVARFAPSGANIQPWRVYVLAGDAKERVSAALHEAHETARDAHVSEYRYYASDLPEPYLQRRKEFGRLFYGSLGIAQTDSEARSAQTARNYAFFGAPVGLIVTIDRRLQVGSWLDLGMFVQNVLLAAAGHGLQSCPQETFSKYHRILRPLLQIPAEQMVVCGISIGRARDGSRGRLMPRADIADFAAFAGFEDQCATETERTRPWEAERT; encoded by the coding sequence ATGTCCATTCCCCAAGAAGTCATGATCGGCCAAGGCGTCGTCGGCAAAGGCTTGGCGGCCCAGAGCCGCATCGACGAGATCATCGCAAGCCGTTTTGCATGCCGCGACTTCTCGGGCGCGCCGGTCGGGCGAGGGATCATCGAAGAGATTCTACGCGTGGCGCGGTTCGCGCCGAGCGGCGCCAACATCCAGCCCTGGCGCGTCTACGTCCTGGCGGGCGACGCCAAGGAGCGCGTGTCGGCGGCGCTCCACGAAGCCCACGAAACCGCTCGCGACGCGCACGTGTCGGAATACCGCTACTATGCCAGCGACCTGCCCGAACCCTACCTGCAGCGACGGAAGGAGTTCGGCCGATTGTTCTACGGCTCGCTCGGCATAGCCCAAACCGATAGCGAGGCCAGAAGCGCGCAGACGGCCAGGAATTACGCGTTCTTCGGCGCGCCCGTCGGACTGATCGTCACAATCGACCGGCGCCTGCAGGTCGGGAGCTGGCTCGACCTCGGCATGTTCGTCCAGAACGTGCTGCTGGCGGCGGCGGGCCACGGGCTGCAGTCCTGTCCGCAGGAGACGTTCTCGAAATATCACCGGATCCTGCGCCCGCTGCTGCAGATCCCGGCGGAGCAAATGGTGGTGTGCGGCATCTCGATCGGCCGTGCCAGGGACGGGTCGCGGGGCAGGCTGATGCCGCGCGCGGACATCGCCGACTTCGCCGCGTTCGCGGGGTTCGAAGACCAGTGTGCAACCGAAACAGAAAGGACACGGCCATGGGAAGCCGAGAGGACCTGA